The Sphingomonas sanguinis nucleotide sequence GTCCTGCTCGGCGATCCGGCGACCGGTGCGATCAAGCCCATCATGGTCGAAAAGGACGCCGCCTGGGTCGAGGCGAATGTCGCGCCCGAATGGCTGAATGGCGGGCGCAGCTTTACCTGGCTGTCGGAGCGCGACGGCTGGCGGCACCTCTATACCATCGACCGCGCCAGCGGCCGCGCGAGCTTGCGCACGCCGGGCAAGTTCGATGTGGTCGAGCTGCTGAACGTCGATGAAAAGGCGGGCTATGCCTGGTTCATCGCCTCGCCCGACAATCCGACCCAGCGCTATCTGTACCGCACCACCCTGTCGGGTACGCCGAAGGTCGAGCGGCTGACGCCGGCGAACCAGCCGGGCACGCACAGCTACGACATCGCGCCGGGCGAGCATTGGGCGCTGCACACCGTCTCGCGCTTCGACGCACCGCCGGTGACGGACATGCTCGACATGACCCGCCAGCAGCCGCTGCGCACGCTGGCCGCCAATGCGCCGCTGGCTCAAGTCGTGAAGGACACCGGCCTGCCCGCGACCGAATTCTTCCGCGTCGATATCGGCGGCGGCACGCAGCTCGACGGCTGGCTCATCAAGCCGCCGGGCTTCGATCCGACCAAGCGCTATCCGATCCTCTATTTCGTGTACGGCGAACCCTGGGGCCAGACGGTCGCGGATCGCTGGGCCGGGTCGCAGGGGCTGTGGCACCGGATGCTGGCGCAGAAGGGCTATCTGGTCGCCAGCCTCGACCCACGCGGCACCGCGACGCCGCGAGGGCATGACTGGCGCAAGATCATCTATCGTCAGGTCGGCATCCTGGCCTCGGCCGATTATGCGGCGGGCGTGCAGAAGATGCTGGCCACCCGGCCCTATATCGACCCCGCCCGGATCGGCATCTGGGGCTGGAGCGGCGGCGGCGCGATGACACAGAACGCGCTGTTCCGCTATCCGGACCTCTACAAGACCGGCATCGCGGTGGCCGGGCCGACCGACATGAAGCTCTACGATACCATCTATCAGGAGCGGTATATGGGCCTGCCGCAGGACAATGCGGAAGGCTATAAGAACGGCTCGCCGATCAATTTCGCCGACCGGCTGAAGGGCAACCTGCTGTTGATCCACGGCACGCTGGACGACAATGTCCATTACCAGAACCAGGACCAGCTGGTGGACCGGCTGATCCACTTCAACAAGCCGTTCACGATGATGGCCTATCCCGACCGCAGCCACGGCATCTATGAGGGCGAGAATACGAGTATCCACCTCTATTCGCTGATGACCCGCTATCTGGAAACGAACCTGCCGCCCGGCGGGCGGTGACGGTTCACGACACCCATAGCGTCCGGGGCTTGCCCTGGCGCCGCCAGCCATGTGGCGTTCGGACATAGAGATAAACGGTGCTGCCGCCGCAGAGCCCGCTGCATTCTGAGTTGATGGTCACCGTCGCGGAGCGAGCATCGGCTGCGATCACCGGCACGCTGATGGTATAGATGACGGCGGGCGGGCGCGACGGACCCGGGGTCTGCACATGCTCGGCCGCGCGCGACCGGGCATCGTCATCGGCCGAGTTATAACCCTGAGGCAGGCGACGCGCCAGTTGCGGACAATCGTGTAGCAGTCCCTCTCGCGTGGGATCGGTTTCGATATAGTACATGCCGGTATCTGGTTTGGACGGCATGTCCGTGAGCACGACCCGGCCAAGCTGACACACTGATCGGGCCTGCCCCCCCTTGTTGGGCAACGGCGTCGCCAAAAGCGCAACTATTCCCCAAAAAATCATGATCTCCCCTCTCCCGGGTCAGGATCACGCGAACCAAGTACATTGGCAAGCCATCGTAAAAATTCGTTTATGCAATCGTTTGTTGCAATCCGCGTCGAACAGCGCCATGATGTTCCCAACGCGGCAAAACCGGCGCTAGATACGGTCCTTACCCCCCGCGTGCGAGAGGACCCGCATGACCCCCTCCACCCCTGCCGGAATGATGGCCTCGGCCAAGCCGCGACTGTCGCTGACCCGCATCCTGGAGATGAATCTAGGCTTCCTCGGCCTGCAGTTCAGCTTCGGATTGCAACAGGGGAATATGGCGCCGATCTACAGCTATCTCGGCGCGTCCGAGGCGCAGATCCCGCTGCTGCAAATGGCCGGGCCGATGACAGGACTGCTGATCCAGCCGCTGATCGGCGCCATGAGCGACCGGACGGACAGTCGCTGGGGGCGCCGCACGCCCTATTTCCTGATCGGCGCGGTGCTGTGCGCACTGGGGTTGTTCTTTATGCCGCTGAGTTCGTCGCTGCTGATGGCGGTGTCGCTGCTCTGGATTCTCGATGCGGGCAACAACATCACCATGGAGCCGTACCGCGCCTATGTCTCCGACCGGCTGGATGGGGCGCAGCATAATATCGGCTTCCTGACGCAGAGCGCCTTTACCGGCTTGGCCCAGATGCTCGCCTTCCTCACCCCCTCGATCCTGGTCTGGGCGGGGATGAACCCGGATTGGGTCGACGGGCATAATATCCCCTATACCGCGCGGGTGGTCTTCATGATCGGCGCGGCGCTGTCGTTCATCACCATCGTCTGGTCGATCCGGCGGGTGCCCGAATTGCCGCTGACGCCCGAGGACCGCGCGCGCATCGCCGCCGCGCCCAAAGGTATCGGCGCCACGCTGAAGGAGATTGGCGACGCGATCCGCGACATGCCGCTGCCCATGCGCAAGCTGGCGCTGATGAGCCTTTTCCAGTGGTACGCCATGATGGCCTATTGGAATTACGTCATCTATGCGATCGGCCGCTCCGTCTATGGCACGGCGGACGCGACGTCCTCCGGTTTCCATGCCGCGGTGCTGACCAATGGCGAGGTCGCCGCCTTTTATAACGGCGTCGCCTTCGTCGCGGCCTTTGCGATGGTGCCGCTGGCCAAGCGGATCGGAGCCGCGCCGCTCCATGCCGCCTGTCTGGTCATCACCGGCATCGGCATGATGGTGATGCCGCACATGACCAGCAAGGCGATGCTGTTCCTGCCTGCGATCGGCATCGGCCTGGGCTGGGCGAGCATGATGGGCAACCCTTACGTCATCCTGGCGGGCTCGATCCCGCCCGAGCGGACGGGTGTCTATATGGGCATCTTCAACATGATGATCGTCATCCCGATGCTGATCTTCGGCGTGACGCTGCCGCTCTTCTATCAAAACTGGCTGGGGGGCGATCCGCGCAACGTGTTGACGCTTTGCGGCGTGCTGATGCTGCTGGCCGCCGTCTCCGTCTACACCGTGCGCGCTCGCAATGCGCAGGGGCTGCCGCTCGGCGCGGCCCCGCAAGCCTGACACCATTACCCGATTTTTACCTGAGGTATCATGACCGACACCCCTATTCCTGCCCATTGGTCGGCCGAGGCGCTGGCCGGGATCACTGCACAGGCCGATGCGCGCCTGCCGGTCTTCACCGCCGCCGATGTCGTGCAGATCCTGCCCGACCATGATTTCTGGGACATGTGGCAGATCGCCTATGCCGATGGCCGCACCGCGTTTTTCGGCGGGCGGAGCTGGTGGTTCTTCCTCGCGACGCCGCGCCTGTCCGACCCCGAAATGCGCCATGACGAAGCCCGCATCCGCCTGACCAGCTATGGCACGGACGGCTGGCGCGATCATGGCGTGACCTTCGCCGACGGCTTCACGCCGGGCAGCCGCGAATGGTCCGGCTCGGCGGTACTGGGCGAGGACGATACGACGCTGACCATGTATTTCACCGCCTCGGGACGGCGCGGCCAACCCCGCACTTTCGAACAGCGTCTTTTCGAGACGCAGGGCCGCTTCATCGTCGAGGGCGAGGACGCCCGCACCGAAGGCTGGAGCGAGCCGGTCGAGAGCGTCGCGGCGGACGGCCATCATTACATCGTCGCCAACCAGGCCGAGCCGGAAAAGGGCGGCATCAAGGGCTTTCGCGATCCCGGCTATTTCCGCGATCCGGCGGACGGCGCGGAATATCTGCTGTTCGTCGGCTCGGCGGGTTGGGTCGAACAGGATATCGACGGCGTGATCGGCGTCGCCAAGCGCGAAGGCGACCGCTGGACCATCCAGCCGCCGCTGATCGAATCGCTGGGCGTCAACAGCGAGTTAGAGCGTCCGCACATCATCCTGCGCGATGGCCTTTATTACTGCTTCTGGTCGACCCAGGGGAAGCGTTTCGCTCCCAGGCTCGGCGCGCCGACGGGGCTGTATGCAATGGTCGCGGGCAGCTTTGCGGGGCCGTGGCGGCCGGTCAACGGCACCGGGCTGGTCGCGGGCAACCCGGTTGAGGAGCCGACCCAGGCCTATTGCTGGTGGGTCACGGGCGAAGGCGATGTCACCAGCTTCGTCGATTATTGGGGCATGGAAGGTCGCGACGCGAGCGGTGACGCCGCCCTTCGCCGCGCGCGGTTCGGGGGGACGGCGGCGCCGTGGTTCCGGTTGGCGTTCGATGGCGACCGGGTGACGATCGCCTGACGGCTGGGCCGTTCCTCCCCCGCAGGGGGGAACGGTCTCAGGCCGTTTCGCGCAGGATCAGCTCGGGGTCGAGCACCACCGACCCCGCCTCGCCGCCGCCGATCCGGGCGAATAGCGCGTCGACCATGGCCTTGGCGCCCGCCGCGATATCCTGGCGAATGGTGGTGATGCGCGGCACCGCCTGCGCGGCGAGCGGCAGGTCGTCATAGCCGATGACGGGCAGCGTCTCGGGCACCGCGATCGCTCGGTCGGCGAGCACCCGCACCGCCGTCATCGCGATCATGTCCGACGCCGCGACGATCCCATCGATCGCGACGGTTCCACCGCCCTGCTCCAGCAACACGTCGATATGGGCGCCAATCTCCTGTTCCATCACATCGGAGGCGAGATGGGTGGCAAGCTGGAGCGGACCGCCGTCCAGCCCGGCCTCGGCCATGGCGCGCGCCAGGCCGTCATGGCGCTGGCGGATCTCGGGGGCGCTGATATCGCCCAGAAAGGCGATACGACGCGCGCCCCGTTGGATCAGTCGCTGGCCCGCCAGATAGCCGCCCTTGGCATTGTCGGTGCCGACCGCCGCATGGACCTGATCCGGCAGGTTGACGCCCCAGGCGACGAGCGGACGATAGCGGCTGGCGACCCGTTCGATCGCGTCATACTGGTTGGACTGGCCGATCAGCAGCACACCGTCGACCATGCCGCTATCGACCACGCGGTCCAGCCAGTCGGGTGCGTCCGGGATGACGCGCGACAGCATCACGTCATAGCCGTTCTCCGTCAGCGCATCGGCCAGATGACCGAGCATGGTCATGAAGAACGGGTCGGACAGATGCTGGCGCCGATCATGGCCCAGCGGAACGACGATGCCGATCACGCCGGTGCGGCGGGTTCGCAGGCGGCTGGCCATCTGATTGGGGCGGAAGCCGTGCAGGTCGGCCAGCGCTTGAATCCGCGTCCGCGTCTCGGCATTGACCAGCGACTTGCCAGCCAGTGCGCGCGAAACGGTGCCGGGCGAGACGCCAGCCATCTCTGCCAGATCCGCGATCGTCCGCACGCGGCGACCGCCCCCTCCCGTGATATTGTCTGTCATATGCGAATGGTAGCCAAAGCTTCGTGGCGCTAACAAGCAGGCAACGGAGTTTGCAGGCTTTTCCTCACATAGATCAACGATATTCGCCGCTCACGTCGAATTTCAGACCATGTAGCGCTACCACATGCTTGCCCTGACATTGCGGTGCGCCGACGATCCGCATCCAGCGTGAGCCGCCCGGCGCCCGGATTTGCGCATCGATGGTGAAGCCGCGTCGATGCCGGATGGCATGGGCGCGTAGCCGCTTGACCGCCGACAGGGATTCGGATCGGTAAAGGGGCAGGACGCCAAGCCGCTCCAAAGGGCGATCCGGTTGCCAGTCGAAAAGACGAAAGACGCCCGTCGACCAGCTCAGGGTTTGGGACTCCAGATCGCAGGACCAGCGCCCGATGCCATGCGCGGTCAGCCACGCATCATCGGTCCCCGCCGGTGTAAGGTCGGGAGAATCCGGACATCCTAGGTCGAAACGCAGTCCGCGTTCGAACAAGGGCCAGCTATGGTTCAGCGCGAGGGGCTCGGCTGGTTTCATAAGGCACTCCACGAAATCGCGGAGATGCTATGTCGAGAATCTTAATCCCGATTTAAATGTCCCACCTTTCCTACTCTTGCAAGGGAAGTGCAGACCGTCAGGTCTGACGGAGGAGTGTCACCCTCTCGATAACGGGACACCCCTCCACCATGCTGCGCATGGTCCCCATCCCTCTGCAGGGAAGGAATGTTGATTCGCGCGGAGCAGAAGGTTTTACACCTTCCCGGTCAGTTCCGGCACGACGGTGAACAGGTCGCCGACCAGGCCGATGTCCGCCACCTGGAAGATCGGCGCGTCCTCGTCCTTGTTGATCGCAACGATGACCTTGGAGTCTTTCATCCCCGCCAGATGCTGGATCGCGCCCGAGATGCCGACCGCGACATAGACTTCCGGTGCCACGATCTTGCCGGTCTGGCCGACCTGATAGTCGTTGGGGGCGTAACCCGCATCGACCGCCGCGCGGGATGCGCCGACGGCAGCACCCAGCTTGTCGGCGAGCGGATCGATCAGCGCATGGAACTGCTCTTCCGAACCCAGCGCGCGACCGCCCGAGACGATGATCTTGGCGCTGGTCAGCTCGGGGCGGGCATTCTCGGCCTTTTCCGCGCCGACGAAGCGGGACTTGGCGGCATCGCCGGTGGAGGCGACCGCCTCGATCTCGCCCGCGCCGCCTTCGGCCGCCGCCTTCTCGAAAGCGGTGGTGCGGACGGTCAGGATCAGCTTGGTGTCGCTGGTCTTCACCGTCGCGATGGCGTTGCCCGCATAGATGGGCCGGGTGAAGCTGTCCGGCCCTTCGACCGACAATATGTCGCTGATCTGCATCACGTCGATCAGCGCGGCGACACGCGGCGCGATGTTCTTGCCGGTCGTCGTCGAGGGCGCGAGGAAGGCGTCGTGATGGCCCATCAGCTGGGCGATCAGCGGCGCGACATTCTCGGCGAGCGCATTCGCGTACGCCGCATCGTCGGCGACATGGACCTTGCCCACGCCGGCGATCTTGGCCGCCGCCTGCGCGACACTGTCGACGCCCTGCCCGGCGACGATCAGGTGCACCTCGCCCAGCTTGGCCGCCGCCGTGACGGTCGCCAGCGTGGCATCCTTGACGGCCCCGCCGTCATGCTCGACCCAAACCAGCGTCTTCACTTGGCCACTCCCAGTGCTTTCAGTTTCTCGACCAGCTCGTCGACCGAGCCGACCTTGACGCCCGCCTGGCGCTTGCCGGGCTCGGCGACGTGCGTGATCGTCAGGCGCGGGGCGACGTCGACGCCGTAGTCCCCGGCGGTCTTGGTCACCATCGGCTTGGACTTGGCCTTCATGATGTTGGGCAAGCTGGCATAGCGCGGTTCGTTGAGGCGAAGGTCGGTGGTGACGATCGCGGGGAGCGTGAGGGCCACCGTTTCCAGACCGCCATCGACCTCGCGGGTGACGTTCGCCGTCTCACCCTCGATCTCGACCTTCGAGGCGAACGTGCCCTGCGCCCAGCCGAGCAGGCCGGCCAGCATCTGACCGGTCTGGTTGTTGTCGCCGTCGATCGCCTGCTTGCCGAGGATGACGAGGCCCGGCTGTTCCTCCTCGACCAGCTTGGCGAGCAGCTTGGCGACGCCGAGCGGTTCGACCGGCTGGTCGGCGGTGATCAGCACCGCCCGGTCCGCGCCCATGGCCAGTGCGGTGCGCAGCGTGTCCGCCGCCTTGGGCTCACCGATCGAGACGACGACGACCTCGGTCGCCGCCCCCTTCTCCTTCAGCCGGATCGCCTCTTCCACCGCGATCTCGTCGAACGGGTTCATCGACATCTTCACGTTCGCCAGATCGACGCCCGTCCCGTCCGCCTTCACGCGCGGCTTCACGTTATAATCCAACACCCGCTTCACGGGCACGACGATCTTCATGTCCACTCTCT carries:
- a CDS encoding LacI family DNA-binding transcriptional regulator, whose product is MTDNITGGGGRRVRTIADLAEMAGVSPGTVSRALAGKSLVNAETRTRIQALADLHGFRPNQMASRLRTRRTGVIGIVVPLGHDRRQHLSDPFFMTMLGHLADALTENGYDVMLSRVIPDAPDWLDRVVDSGMVDGVLLIGQSNQYDAIERVASRYRPLVAWGVNLPDQVHAAVGTDNAKGGYLAGQRLIQRGARRIAFLGDISAPEIRQRHDGLARAMAEAGLDGGPLQLATHLASDVMEQEIGAHIDVLLEQGGGTVAIDGIVAASDMIAMTAVRVLADRAIAVPETLPVIGYDDLPLAAQAVPRITTIRQDIAAGAKAMVDALFARIGGGEAGSVVLDPELILRETA
- a CDS encoding MFS transporter is translated as MTPSTPAGMMASAKPRLSLTRILEMNLGFLGLQFSFGLQQGNMAPIYSYLGASEAQIPLLQMAGPMTGLLIQPLIGAMSDRTDSRWGRRTPYFLIGAVLCALGLFFMPLSSSLLMAVSLLWILDAGNNITMEPYRAYVSDRLDGAQHNIGFLTQSAFTGLAQMLAFLTPSILVWAGMNPDWVDGHNIPYTARVVFMIGAALSFITIVWSIRRVPELPLTPEDRARIAAAPKGIGATLKEIGDAIRDMPLPMRKLALMSLFQWYAMMAYWNYVIYAIGRSVYGTADATSSGFHAAVLTNGEVAAFYNGVAFVAAFAMVPLAKRIGAAPLHAACLVITGIGMMVMPHMTSKAMLFLPAIGIGLGWASMMGNPYVILAGSIPPERTGVYMGIFNMMIVIPMLIFGVTLPLFYQNWLGGDPRNVLTLCGVLMLLAAVSVYTVRARNAQGLPLGAAPQA
- a CDS encoding glycoside hydrolase family 68 protein, whose protein sequence is MTDTPIPAHWSAEALAGITAQADARLPVFTAADVVQILPDHDFWDMWQIAYADGRTAFFGGRSWWFFLATPRLSDPEMRHDEARIRLTSYGTDGWRDHGVTFADGFTPGSREWSGSAVLGEDDTTLTMYFTASGRRGQPRTFEQRLFETQGRFIVEGEDARTEGWSEPVESVAADGHHYIVANQAEPEKGGIKGFRDPGYFRDPADGAEYLLFVGSAGWVEQDIDGVIGVAKREGDRWTIQPPLIESLGVNSELERPHIILRDGLYYCFWSTQGKRFAPRLGAPTGLYAMVAGSFAGPWRPVNGTGLVAGNPVEEPTQAYCWWVTGEGDVTSFVDYWGMEGRDASGDAALRRARFGGTAAPWFRLAFDGDRVTIA
- a CDS encoding electron transfer flavoprotein subunit alpha/FixB family protein: MKTLVWVEHDGGAVKDATLATVTAAAKLGEVHLIVAGQGVDSVAQAAAKIAGVGKVHVADDAAYANALAENVAPLIAQLMGHHDAFLAPSTTTGKNIAPRVAALIDVMQISDILSVEGPDSFTRPIYAGNAIATVKTSDTKLILTVRTTAFEKAAAEGGAGEIEAVASTGDAAKSRFVGAEKAENARPELTSAKIIVSGGRALGSEEQFHALIDPLADKLGAAVGASRAAVDAGYAPNDYQVGQTGKIVAPEVYVAVGISGAIQHLAGMKDSKVIVAINKDEDAPIFQVADIGLVGDLFTVVPELTGKV
- a CDS encoding electron transfer flavoprotein subunit beta/FixA family protein, producing the protein MKIVVPVKRVLDYNVKPRVKADGTGVDLANVKMSMNPFDEIAVEEAIRLKEKGAATEVVVVSIGEPKAADTLRTALAMGADRAVLITADQPVEPLGVAKLLAKLVEEEQPGLVILGKQAIDGDNNQTGQMLAGLLGWAQGTFASKVEIEGETANVTREVDGGLETVALTLPAIVTTDLRLNEPRYASLPNIMKAKSKPMVTKTAGDYGVDVAPRLTITHVAEPGKRQAGVKVGSVDELVEKLKALGVAK
- a CDS encoding S9 family peptidase, with product MSLSSLALTAPLAAQTAAPTATAPLTVEGIFGSKAVRTEYVRSSRWGKDGESYLALEDAPKGGQDIVRYAIADGQRQVVVAAADLVPPGTSAPLGIDSYEWSPDNHWLLIQTNGKRFRRTNALSDYWLYDTTTKRLHKIGGDAAPSTLLYATISPDNSRVAYVRGNNIYVEPIEGGTATALTKDGDDYVVNGLADWVYEEEFGVHRAFEWSPDSRRIAFLRFDTKGVGTFDMIKNTGGQYSQVIPLQYPKAGTTNSAVTTGVIDVADGATRWFKLAGDPRQNYVPQISWAGGSDALFIQQSNRLQNTFNVLLGDPATGAIKPIMVEKDAAWVEANVAPEWLNGGRSFTWLSERDGWRHLYTIDRASGRASLRTPGKFDVVELLNVDEKAGYAWFIASPDNPTQRYLYRTTLSGTPKVERLTPANQPGTHSYDIAPGEHWALHTVSRFDAPPVTDMLDMTRQQPLRTLAANAPLAQVVKDTGLPATEFFRVDIGGGTQLDGWLIKPPGFDPTKRYPILYFVYGEPWGQTVADRWAGSQGLWHRMLAQKGYLVASLDPRGTATPRGHDWRKIIYRQVGILASADYAAGVQKMLATRPYIDPARIGIWGWSGGGAMTQNALFRYPDLYKTGIAVAGPTDMKLYDTIYQERYMGLPQDNAEGYKNGSPINFADRLKGNLLLIHGTLDDNVHYQNQDQLVDRLIHFNKPFTMMAYPDRSHGIYEGENTSIHLYSLMTRYLETNLPPGGR